CCGAAATGTGAAGGATGCCCGCTCGAAAAGATATGACTATCAATGTAAGGAAACTCCGCACAACCGGCAGAAAATCCGGGAGGATGAGCAAGAGAGGGCGTAACGCTCTTTCCACAATACTCCCTCTTATCCAGCTCAGCACAGAGTCTGTTATGGATAAGGCCGATGTATTTGGAAGAGAAGCTCCCCTCTATCTGGAGATCGGGTTCGGAACCGGCGCCTTCCTGTCTGATAAGGCGGCAACATTCCCTCATCACGATTTTATCGGTATTGAAATATATGTGACCGGCATAGCAAAACTGCTGCTCAATCTTATGAGCCCGGAAGATCCCACCGCCCTTTCCATTACCAACGTCAAGATATTCAATAAAGACGCGAGGAGCGTGCTTGAAAATAATATACCGCCCGATTCTTTAGACGGCGTATATATTCTATTCCCTGACCCGTGGCCCAAGAAGCGGCATAACAAGAGAAGGCTTATAACTCCTGAATTCACCTCCATCCTTTTCCACAGGCTTAAGGCGCAAGGATCAATAGTCGTCGCCACAGACTCAGATGAATACGCGGCAGAGATAGAAAGCTCTTTTGCCTCTGCCGGATTCGTGATCGAAGGTGAAGACCTCTCTGATATAAGCAGAACCGCTTTTGCGTTAAAGGCCGCTAAAGACAACAGACAATTTCAAAGATACCGGTTTGTTAAGGCTGATACTAATTCAGCAAAATAAAATATTAATATGAGCAACAAGATCCTTTTCATAGCCCCCTCCGGTGCGAGAAATAAAAGAGAACACATTTTTAAGGAGATAGTAGAGCTTTGCCCTGAAAACGATTTCTCCTCTGTGCTTTATATCTGTCCGAACAGCTTTATCATCACAGAGGCTGAAAGGGATTTTCATGATTATCTGAAGAGGCCCGCGTATATACCGTTTCAGGCCGCTGCGTTAAAACAATTTGCAGAGCGTGTCTTCAATGAGAATTACGGCGGAAGTATCATCTCTGAACGCATAAGGCCTCTCATTATCTCTGAGATCATCTCTGAAAAGAACGCGGGCTACACACGGCTTTTGTCCGACCTTTTGAGGAAGCTGAAAAACTATATGCCGGGGAAAGAGCTTTCTGGGATCAGGGATAAAACAGTCTCATTGATATTTGAGGAGAAGGCTGCAAAGAGAGCGGCGGATGCGATAGAGAATCTTATCAAGTACGAAGACTGTATTATTAAGAAAGGCATGGCTGACCCTGAAAAAGTCCTTAAGATGAGCATCCCGATCATTCAGGAATCCAATGCTATGCCTATCGTTGTGATAGACGGATTCTTTGACCCGACACCTCTTGAACTTGAGGTGATCACGGCGCTTGTGGAGAAAGCGGAAGATGCTTTTTTGCTTGCTGAAAGCAGCAGCGGCATATGCCAATCGCTGTCGGACTTCAAAGGTTTATCTGTCATAAAACTTGACTCAAAATTCCACAGGGAAAGCCCTCACTATTCCTCTTATCCCTCGATCGAGGAGGAGGTTGAATCAATAGCAAAGGCTTCAAAGGCGATGATCCTTGAAGGAACAGATCCGTGGGATATAGTTGTTTCATTCCCTGAGATCAGGAAATACGCCCCCATAATGAAGAGGGTCTTTGCAAAGCACGGCGTTCCGCTGAGCATAGAAGAGCATGACCTCTCAAGCGCAAGCCCTGTTATCGCTATTGAGAGCCTGCTGACCTGTATTGAGGAAGATTTTCCGTCCTATGACTTTCTCGCGCTCCTCACCTCGCCTTCATTCCCTGAGATCCATCCGCTCACAAAAGAGTGGACGGTCGCCTATTCATACAGGGCAGGCATTATCAAGGGCAAAAAGTCATGGCTTTCAATAAAGGAGACTCTCCTTAACTCCATGACAGGAAAGATGGAAGATGAAGAGCGCGCAAGGATAGAGAGCATTCAGAACGGGATCAAAGATATTATCAGCCTTATTGAGAATGTGAAGAGAAAGAAGACGCTGCCCGGATTTCTTGACGCTCTTGAAGATGCGCTGAATAAGCTCGGCTTCTCCGGCAGCCCGGAGCATACTGAGATCACGGATATGATAGAGGCGCAGTTTGATGAACTCAGGCAGTTCCATAAAATATGCGGCAAGACCCCGAACTTTGAAAGCCAGCCTGTCGCTCTGCTTAGAAATCTATTAAGAGATATGAAGGCGTTCTCGAAAAGAGACGGCGGAGTGCGCCTCATACCGTTTGAACTTGCCGCTGGAGTTGAGCCTGAAGCCCTCTTCTTCGGCGGAACGGTTGAGGCAGACCTTCCTTCAAGGCCTGTGATAGACCCGATACTGCCTGAGAAGGTGAAGAAGGAACTCGGCCTGCCGTATCTTGAATACTACATCAGCAGGCAGAAGCGTTATTTCAATATGATACTTCATTCCTCAAGGAGAGAGCCTTACATCTCCTGCCCTTCCGCTGAAGGGGATAACCTGCTTCTCGCTTCGCCGTTTCTTGACTGGGATTCAGAGATACCTTCTGCTACTTTGAATATATTTTCCGAGGAAGAGATACATGTAATGGAAGGGATGCGCGGGGATCATAAGGTCAGTTCAGGATCATCTTTGGGAAAGAACCCGGATATCGGCTCTTACTTTAAGGGATACATAAGCGTGACTGATATTGATTCATACAGGAGATGCCCCCGCAGGTTTTACATTGAGAAGGTACTGAACATGACCGCTGAAGAGCCGCCCAAGTTTGAGGTCGAGGCAAGGCTGTGGGGAAGCCTCGCGCACAAGACGATGGAGCATCTTTTCAAAGAGGGTGACATTGATATTGACAGCATGGATAAGCGGCTCTTTGACGGGCTTGGGCTTGCGCTCAAGAGGTTCCCGGTGGGAGACTTCTGGTCAAAGGTTGCTCATGATATCTTCAGGAGGCTCCTCCCTGAACTCAAGGCGCGCGAAAAAGATATAAGAGCTGACGGCTTCACCCCTTTTGAGGTTGAAAAGAAGGTGACTGCGGAGATCGGCAGCCTGAAACTTAGAGGCAAGATAGACAGGATAGACATAAAAAGCAGTCAGCAGTCAGCAGTCAGCGGTCAGGTGAGGATAATTGATTACAAGACTGGCGTGCCTGATAAGGAGAACCTTCAACTTCCTCTTTATGTCTCCATGTGGCAGAAGGAGAACCCTGGCATTGTTGAAAGGACAGGCGTCTACTCTTTAAGAGACGGCCGTATCACCTGGTATCCGTCGAAGGGTGAGATGGCGGAATATACCGAAGCCGCGCTCATAAAGGCTGAAGAGATCGTCAGCAATATAAAGAGAGGCATATTTCATCCAGAACCGCATGATGCGCAGGAGTGCGGATACTGTTATCACAGCCCGTTATGCGAAGGGACAAGGTAGGTCATGAGCTACCTCAATACAGACAAAAGCGTCATCATCTCATCTCCTGCAGGCTCAGGCAAGACCGAAAAGCTCGCGAGAAGATATATCGCGCTCTTAAAGAGCGGGGCAGGCGTTGAGAGGATACTCGCCGTCACATTCACTGACAAGGCCGCAGCTGAGATGAAGCAGAGGATCTTGACGATACTGAAGACAGAGGACAGCCGCCTGTTCGATTCCCTGCTTGAGAAGATGCCGCTCATGCGCGTCTCGACAATTCATTCCTTCTGCGGAACGCTTTTGAGGCGTTTCTCATTCGAGGCTGGCATAGACGCGAACTACAGGGTCGAGAATGCGATAGACGCAAGAATAATGTGGGAAGAGATAATATACGAACTCCTCATGGAGGCAGGTGCAGGAGACGGCAATCATGAACTCTTTCTCCAAACGATAGGCGAGAAAGGCTTCAGAGGGCTGGCAAACCTCAGCGAAACGGTCAATTATCTTTATGAAAAGAGGCCCTTCTCTCTTGAGGCTGCTGTCCCCGTGCATGAATCAACTGACATGCCGCAATTGATCGAGGAACTCCTCTCATGGGAGGGAGCGGAAGAAGCTATTGACGGCTATCGTGATTATTTCACAGAAGTTGAAAAGATGCCCGGCTTTGAAGATCACTTTCTGACAAAAGAGAAGGAGCCGCGCAAAAAAACTCCGAAAGGGCTGGGCGGAATAGCTGACTATAAAGAGTGGGCAGTGAAGATGCACGCCGTCTGGAAACAGAAAAAGTTTGAAGAGTACGCAAACAGGGCGCTGAGGATAAGGGAGATATTCAAAAGCTGCCTTAAGAGGCATGAGCTTCTCAAGAGCTCAAGAGCGCTTCTTGACTTCAGCGACCTTGAATATATCGCCTACCGCATGCTCACTGAAGAGCCTGAATGGGCGAACATCCTTTACGCGTTTGACGAGAAGACAGACCACATCCTGGTGGATGAATTTCAGGATACTAATAATTTTCAGTGGGCTGTGATAGACAGGCTTACGGAAGAGTGGCGCTCAGGCCTGGGCGCAAAGAGGGACGAGGGAATAAAGCCGACGGTATTCCTCGTAGGCGACAGGAAGCAGTCCATATATTATTTCAGAGGTGCCAATGTCGAGATATTCCGCAGGGCAAAGGAGAAGCTCTCAGAATGGCTTGGAGATGAATTCTATTATGAAGAGGTGAAGGAGAATTACAGAAGCGCGCCAGCTATCATAGAATTCACAAACGCCATCTTCTCAAAGATAATGTCCGCTGATAACGCCTCGCCCGCGTGGATGACAGAATACGGTGAATTCGAAGCCCGCAGAAAGAACCTCTCAGGCAATGGAAGCGTAGAGATAATAATGCTCGAAGATGCTGATGAGGGCATATCGCTTCAGAGAGAGAGAGAGGCGGATGTCATGGCAAAGAAGATAAATGGACTTGTCGGCAGCCTCCGCATCACAGAGAGAAAGACAGGGATTCAAAGAGAATGCACGCATGCTGACATCGCCATACTCCTCAGGAAGAGAACACATCTGAAAAAGTATGAGGAGGCGCTGGCCAGGCATGGCATCCCGTTTATCGCGGTAAAAGGGATCGGCTTTTATCAGGAGCCTGAGGTTGCGGTACTTAGGGCGTTGGTATATTTTCTCTCAAATACAAAGGATGATTACAGCCTCTATGTGCTTCTTAAAAGCCCGTTGTTCAATATTGATGAAGGCAGTATCCTTCAATTTATAAGCAATGAAGGAGACAGCCTGTTTGGAAGGATGAAGAATATCTTAAAGAATAATCCCCCCTTGCCCCCCTTTGCTAAAGGGGGGGGGACAACTCCTGACTCTCTTTGTAGAGAGGGATCCCCCCCTTTGAAAAAGGCCAACAGTAGGTGCCTTAAGCAGGATGAAGGGGGATTTTCTGAATTAATTGACAAAGCCTTTGCCCTTCTCCAAAACTGGCTCATACAATCAGCGCATACGCCGCTTGCCGAATTGATAGAGCGCGCTCTTGTTGAGACAGGCGCGTGGCGTCATTATCACGAGCCTCAGCAGCGCGCCAATATAAAGAAGTTCATCAGGATCATGGAAGAGACAGAGTCAGGCGGCAGGCCGCTTATAAAGATCAGGGCGTTCCTTGAAAGAACGATAGGCCGTGAAGATGAGGCGAAGGCGAATGTTAATACAGCAGGCATGAATGCCGTAAAGATACTGACGATTCATACGGCAAAGGGACTGGAGTTCCCTGTTGTCTTTCTTCCGGCGATCGAAGACCAGTTCACTTTAAGGAATAATGAGAACCTTGTGTATGAAAAAGAGGGGAAGTTCTTCTTTAAGTCTGTAACTGATGCCGCGTTGAGAAGGGGCGATGAAGACTTCCGGCTCCATCTGATGAAAGAGGAAGAGGAGCAGAAGAGGCTATTTTACGTTGCCGTTACAAGGGCCGAGGAGGCGCTCTTTCTTGTCGCAACATGGAAAGAGAAAGGCAAGAGCTTTCTCAGCTATCTGAAAGATGGGATAGGGCTTGAGAAGATAGATGACATCTACAGTGTTAAAGAAGATATTCCGGGGCTCTCAATTGTTGACGGAGCAGAAATAACAGCCCCTTCTGCTGAAGCGGCGGCGAGCAAGAAGATAAGGCATCCTCATGCTGAGTTCATTTCAACTCCTGTGCGAGCAGAGAAGGAATGGAAGACCGTCACAGGCGGTATTATGGCAAAGGGAAAGGGCATGAAGACGGCGGTTCCCGGTGAGATACTGCATGAGATATTCGAGAAGATATCCATAGGCGATATAACGGATGACGGGATAGCAGAAACAGCGGCAAGTCTCTTCATATCCAGAGGAATGGATGAGGCTGATGCTGAAGACGGCATAGCCGAGATCAATAAGACAGTCGCGCTTCTTAAAGAGAAAGGCATATGGCAGAGCATCATTCAGCCTGTAAAGGATTCATTTGCCGAACTGCCCTTTATCTTTGAGTCAGGAAGTTCTGTATACAGAGGCAGAATAGACAGAGTAATAAAAGATGGCGATGTTTACAATATTTATGATTACAAGACATTCCCGGTCACTGATGATGAGATAGCGGATACCCTTAATAAATTCTCTTTCCAGCTCGATATCTACAAAAAGGCAGTGAAGAAGATATTCGATACAGACACGGTAAAGTCGTTTATTGTTTTTACGCATACGGGAGAAGTGAGAGAGGTATGATGCCTCCTCCTTGCCCAACCGGTTGCCTTATAGGTACAATGGAGCACTCCGGGGTTTTGGTGAATGATATTGACCCTTTGTTTTAGGAGGTGAGCATGTCAAATAAAAAATTAGTGCCAATGGGAAGTAAGTCTTTTGAAGACCTGAAGAAAGCAAATGAACATGGAGCTGAATATTGGAGTGCAAGGGATCTTCAGCCTCTTTTAGGGTACAGTCAGTGGCGGCGCTTTGAGAACGCCATAAACAGAGCCATAACGTCTTGTAAACAATCAGGAAATGAATCTTTGTATCATTTTGCCGGCGTTGGCAAAATGATCGATATCGGGAAAGGTGGGAGCAGGGAAGTACCCGACTATAATCTTTCACGTTTTGCCTGTTATCTTATTGCTCAGAATGGTGATCCGCGCAAGATCGAAATTGCTAATGCTCAGAAGTATTTTGCTATACAAGCCCGCAAGCAGGAAATATCAGATGCAATTGCCGCAGATATTGAGCGCTTGGAACTTCGCAAACAGACTGCCGAAGAATTCAAGGCACTGTCAGGCGCGGCGCGTGATGCAGGAGTGCATGACAGAATGTTCGGGATTTTCCATGATGCCGGATATAAAGGCATGTATGGAGGGCTTGGCAGGGATGCGATAAAGAAACAAAAGAGAATACCTGAAAAAGAAAATCTCATGGACCGCATGGATAGCACCGAGTTAGCGGCAAACCAATTCCGTATGACGCAGACGCGCGATAAGCTTGCACGTGAACGGATAAAGGAACAACAGACAGCTATAAGAACACATGAAAATGTCGGCAAAGAAGTTAGAGAAGCAATCAAACGAATCGGCGGAACACCACCTGAACATCTTCCCCCTGCTGAACATATTAAGCAGGTCAAAAAACGTGTAAAAAGCGCTATCCCTAAACTGGAATTGGAAGAAAAAGATGCAAAAGGATTGATAGGCAAATCGGAAGAGGTATGAAACGCCCCTTTGGACAGCATTTTTTATTCGACCCGAATATCTTGAACAAGATAGTTGACTGCAGCGGCGTTACGGATGAAGATACGGTCGTTGAGATAGGCCCGGGGCTTGGCAGGCTGACAGGGATACTTTCGGATAGGGCTAAGAAGGTAATAGCCATAGAGTTTGACAAGAGGCTGATCGAGAGGCTCACAGACGAACTTGCAGATAGAAAGAACGTAGAGATAGTTCAGGGTGACGCGCTTAAATTCCCGTATGAAGATATCAAGGGAAATTTCAAGGTCGTTGCCAATATCCCGTACTACATCACCACCCCTATTATCTTTAAACTGCTTGAGTATAAAGATAAGATGCCGTCCATGACGCTGCTGATGCAGAAAGAGGTCGCAAAGAGGATAACAGCAGCACCGGGCACAAAAGACTACGGCGTTCTCTCTATTACAACTCAGCTGTATACAGAACCTGTATTGAAATTCAGTGTCTCAAAAAAGGCCTTCTCCCCTCCGCCAAAGGTTGATTCAGCAGTGCTTCATTTCAATGTGTCATCAAAGCCCAGATTCATGATGAAGGATGAAGAACTCTTTTTGAAGGTAGTCCGTGCCGCATTTTCACAGAGGAGAAAGACTATACTTAACGGCCTTAAGAAGTTTGAAGGGATAAAGGATGCGCTTGATAAGTCCGGCATAGGCGCGAAGCTCAGGCCTGAAGTCCTCGGCATTGAAGACTTTGCACGGCTTTCTGATGCTTTGGCATAAGCTGTTTCTTCATTAGAAGATGCAATGCTATAATAAAATAATGAAAAAATCCGTGCTGTCTCTCCTTGCCTTAATTATCCTTGCTATCACCAGCCTTACATATAATAATGTCTTTGCTGCTGAACCTGAGTATGCTCCCGGAGAAGTGCTCGTAAAATTCAGAGACAGCGCAGATGTCAGGAGTATGCAGAATGTTCACTCTGTACTGAAAGCTACCCAAAAAAGAGAATTCACCAAGCTCAAGATACATCACATGAAACTTCCTGCTGGAATATCTGTTGAAGACGCGGTGAAGAAATATAAAGAAGACCCGAATGTCGAGTACGCAGAGCCGAACTATATTGTGCATGCGCTTGCAGTTACTCCGAATGACACATCATTCAACCAGCAATGGGGGCTGAATAATACGGGACAGACTGTCGGCGGAGTGGTTGGAACGCCTGACGCTGACATTGACGCTCCTGAGGCATGGGATGTAACTAAAGGCTCAGACAGCATTATCATCGCTGTAGTGGATACAGGCGTTGCGTATAATCATCCTGATTTCTCTAATAATATCTGGACAAATAATGCTGAAATGGCGAACAACAACTGCACTGACGGTATTGACAATAACAGCGACGGTTTTATAGATGATTGCGGTGAATGCGGAGATGGTATTGACAATGACAGCAACAACTATACAGATGATTGCCGCGGCTGGGACTTTGTTGATAATGACGGCTCTCCTTTTGACCTTAATGAGCATGGCACACATGTCGCCGGCACGATAGCTGCGCAGGGCAATAACACTCAAGGAGTAACCGGCGTTATGTGGAACGCGAAGATAATGCCTCTCCGTTTCCTGGGCTTAAGCGGAAGCGGCACAACTTCCGACGCGATACTCGCTATCCAGTATGCAGTTGACAACGGCGCAAGAATAATCAACAACAGCTGGGGCGGCGGCGGTTTTTCTCATTCTCTTGAAGATACGATAGAGATATATGGGTCAGATGTTTTATTT
This genomic stretch from Nitrospirota bacterium harbors:
- a CDS encoding UvrD-helicase domain-containing protein — encoded protein: MSYLNTDKSVIISSPAGSGKTEKLARRYIALLKSGAGVERILAVTFTDKAAAEMKQRILTILKTEDSRLFDSLLEKMPLMRVSTIHSFCGTLLRRFSFEAGIDANYRVENAIDARIMWEEIIYELLMEAGAGDGNHELFLQTIGEKGFRGLANLSETVNYLYEKRPFSLEAAVPVHESTDMPQLIEELLSWEGAEEAIDGYRDYFTEVEKMPGFEDHFLTKEKEPRKKTPKGLGGIADYKEWAVKMHAVWKQKKFEEYANRALRIREIFKSCLKRHELLKSSRALLDFSDLEYIAYRMLTEEPEWANILYAFDEKTDHILVDEFQDTNNFQWAVIDRLTEEWRSGLGAKRDEGIKPTVFLVGDRKQSIYYFRGANVEIFRRAKEKLSEWLGDEFYYEEVKENYRSAPAIIEFTNAIFSKIMSADNASPAWMTEYGEFEARRKNLSGNGSVEIIMLEDADEGISLQREREADVMAKKINGLVGSLRITERKTGIQRECTHADIAILLRKRTHLKKYEEALARHGIPFIAVKGIGFYQEPEVAVLRALVYFLSNTKDDYSLYVLLKSPLFNIDEGSILQFISNEGDSLFGRMKNILKNNPPLPPFAKGGGTTPDSLCREGSPPLKKANSRCLKQDEGGFSELIDKAFALLQNWLIQSAHTPLAELIERALVETGAWRHYHEPQQRANIKKFIRIMEETESGGRPLIKIRAFLERTIGREDEAKANVNTAGMNAVKILTIHTAKGLEFPVVFLPAIEDQFTLRNNENLVYEKEGKFFFKSVTDAALRRGDEDFRLHLMKEEEEQKRLFYVAVTRAEEALFLVATWKEKGKSFLSYLKDGIGLEKIDDIYSVKEDIPGLSIVDGAEITAPSAEAAASKKIRHPHAEFISTPVRAEKEWKTVTGGIMAKGKGMKTAVPGEILHEIFEKISIGDITDDGIAETAASLFISRGMDEADAEDGIAEINKTVALLKEKGIWQSIIQPVKDSFAELPFIFESGSSVYRGRIDRVIKDGDVYNIYDYKTFPVTDDEIADTLNKFSFQLDIYKKAVKKIFDTDTVKSFIVFTHTGEVREV
- the rsmA gene encoding ribosomal RNA small subunit methyltransferase A gives rise to the protein MKRPFGQHFLFDPNILNKIVDCSGVTDEDTVVEIGPGLGRLTGILSDRAKKVIAIEFDKRLIERLTDELADRKNVEIVQGDALKFPYEDIKGNFKVVANIPYYITTPIIFKLLEYKDKMPSMTLLMQKEVAKRITAAPGTKDYGVLSITTQLYTEPVLKFSVSKKAFSPPPKVDSAVLHFNVSSKPRFMMKDEELFLKVVRAAFSQRRKTILNGLKKFEGIKDALDKSGIGAKLRPEVLGIEDFARLSDALA
- the trmB gene encoding tRNA (guanosine(46)-N7)-methyltransferase TrmB gives rise to the protein MTINVRKLRTTGRKSGRMSKRGRNALSTILPLIQLSTESVMDKADVFGREAPLYLEIGFGTGAFLSDKAATFPHHDFIGIEIYVTGIAKLLLNLMSPEDPTALSITNVKIFNKDARSVLENNIPPDSLDGVYILFPDPWPKKRHNKRRLITPEFTSILFHRLKAQGSIVVATDSDEYAAEIESSFASAGFVIEGEDLSDISRTAFALKAAKDNRQFQRYRFVKADTNSAK
- a CDS encoding exodeoxyribonuclease V subunit gamma, which produces MSNKILFIAPSGARNKREHIFKEIVELCPENDFSSVLYICPNSFIITEAERDFHDYLKRPAYIPFQAAALKQFAERVFNENYGGSIISERIRPLIISEIISEKNAGYTRLLSDLLRKLKNYMPGKELSGIRDKTVSLIFEEKAAKRAADAIENLIKYEDCIIKKGMADPEKVLKMSIPIIQESNAMPIVVIDGFFDPTPLELEVITALVEKAEDAFLLAESSSGICQSLSDFKGLSVIKLDSKFHRESPHYSSYPSIEEEVESIAKASKAMILEGTDPWDIVVSFPEIRKYAPIMKRVFAKHGVPLSIEEHDLSSASPVIAIESLLTCIEEDFPSYDFLALLTSPSFPEIHPLTKEWTVAYSYRAGIIKGKKSWLSIKETLLNSMTGKMEDEERARIESIQNGIKDIISLIENVKRKKTLPGFLDALEDALNKLGFSGSPEHTEITDMIEAQFDELRQFHKICGKTPNFESQPVALLRNLLRDMKAFSKRDGGVRLIPFELAAGVEPEALFFGGTVEADLPSRPVIDPILPEKVKKELGLPYLEYYISRQKRYFNMILHSSRREPYISCPSAEGDNLLLASPFLDWDSEIPSATLNIFSEEEIHVMEGMRGDHKVSSGSSLGKNPDIGSYFKGYISVTDIDSYRRCPRRFYIEKVLNMTAEEPPKFEVEARLWGSLAHKTMEHLFKEGDIDIDSMDKRLFDGLGLALKRFPVGDFWSKVAHDIFRRLLPELKAREKDIRADGFTPFEVEKKVTAEIGSLKLRGKIDRIDIKSSQQSAVSGQVRIIDYKTGVPDKENLQLPLYVSMWQKENPGIVERTGVYSLRDGRITWYPSKGEMAEYTEAALIKAEEIVSNIKRGIFHPEPHDAQECGYCYHSPLCEGTR
- the dinD gene encoding DNA damage-inducible protein D, with amino-acid sequence MSNKKLVPMGSKSFEDLKKANEHGAEYWSARDLQPLLGYSQWRRFENAINRAITSCKQSGNESLYHFAGVGKMIDIGKGGSREVPDYNLSRFACYLIAQNGDPRKIEIANAQKYFAIQARKQEISDAIAADIERLELRKQTAEEFKALSGAARDAGVHDRMFGIFHDAGYKGMYGGLGRDAIKKQKRIPEKENLMDRMDSTELAANQFRMTQTRDKLARERIKEQQTAIRTHENVGKEVREAIKRIGGTPPEHLPPAEHIKQVKKRVKSAIPKLELEEKDAKGLIGKSEEV